One uncultured Alphaproteobacteria bacterium genomic region harbors:
- a CDS encoding Cellobiose phosphorylase, producing the protein MAAIVVCADDYGISHGVCDAIDTLIGERRVSATSAMTVFPEWRQRAADLKAVATAGGASVGLHLTLTDHEPLARLPRLAPGGVLPGLTTVLRAAKLRRLPVAEVEAEVKAQLDAFEDAFGAPPAFVDGHQHVHAFPVVRWVLLAEVTQRYDRACAMRTITESAMRIVRRGVDPVKAEILSIIGLRHAAMCRRAGLTCNDSFRGAYNFEVPYGPLFRRFLDDAGGKPALPLIFCHPGHADAILRARSSLVEARAREFGYLSSARFFDDCARAGRTPAPFQSADLP; encoded by the coding sequence ATGGCGGCAATCGTGGTTTGCGCCGACGATTATGGGATCTCCCACGGCGTGTGCGACGCCATCGACACCCTGATCGGCGAAAGGCGGGTGAGCGCCACCAGCGCGATGACGGTCTTCCCCGAGTGGCGGCAGCGCGCCGCCGATCTCAAGGCCGTGGCGACGGCGGGCGGCGCGAGCGTCGGCCTGCATCTCACGCTCACCGATCACGAGCCGCTCGCGCGCCTGCCGCGCCTTGCGCCGGGCGGCGTTCTGCCCGGCCTGACGACGGTTCTGCGTGCAGCGAAGCTGCGCCGCCTGCCGGTGGCGGAGGTGGAGGCGGAGGTCAAGGCGCAGCTCGATGCCTTCGAGGATGCCTTCGGCGCGCCGCCCGCGTTCGTCGACGGACACCAGCACGTTCACGCCTTTCCGGTGGTGCGCTGGGTGCTGCTGGCGGAGGTGACGCAGCGCTACGACCGCGCCTGTGCGATGCGGACGATCACGGAGTCGGCGATGCGAATCGTCCGTCGCGGCGTCGATCCGGTCAAGGCGGAGATTCTCTCGATCATCGGCTTGCGTCATGCGGCGATGTGCCGCCGCGCCGGGCTCACGTGCAACGACAGCTTCCGCGGCGCGTATAATTTCGAAGTGCCCTACGGGCCGCTGTTCCGCCGGTTTCTCGACGATGCCGGTGGCAAGCCCGCGCTGCCGCTGATCTTCTGCCATCCGGGACACGCGGATGCGATCCTGCGTGCGCGGTCGAGTCTGGTCGAGGCGCGCGCCCGCGAGTTCGGCTATCTGTCCTCGGCCCGGTTCTTCGACGATTGCGCCCGTGCCGGGCGCACGCCCGCGCCGTTTCAGTCGGCGGACTTGCCGTAG
- a CDS encoding hypothetical protein (Evidence 5 : No homology to any previously reported sequences), with protein MQLLGRGLFVVGFAGLAFQIQESWLGLTGLPIDSTHMTNAMVWWAVCGCMAAGGHWINKRYGKSAD; from the coding sequence ATGCAGCTTCTGGGACGTGGTCTGTTCGTCGTCGGATTCGCGGGGCTCGCCTTCCAGATTCAGGAATCCTGGCTCGGTCTCACCGGGCTGCCGATCGACAGCACCCACATGACCAACGCGATGGTGTGGTGGGCGGTGTGCGGCTGCATGGCCGCGGGCGGCCATTGGATCAACAAGCGCTACGGCAAGTCCGCCGACTGA